Proteins encoded within one genomic window of Pararhizobium capsulatum DSM 1112:
- a CDS encoding helix-turn-helix transcriptional regulator, with translation MILDKPALIDRIYEAAVIPELWSDVCDSLAAAVDGYSTCIWSIDSNQSARWVSSPHIQDALEKYSRSELRFENVRPGRSIQMFPMSFARDIDVMTAKEIEDDAIYNAFLRPLGVGWSMGSVLPEPSGHTLIFDFMRRTDLGPFEPRHLDFVNSLKGDLARATLISSRMVFQQARSIASALSLVGLPAAVLGDEQQVLAMNDEMEALAPRIRTGAGDRISIDQPQANRLLQRSFELLSVPESPRVQSLPLAATAEEPALVLHVLPVRRNARDIFSRSMAVLMATPVGGAGLPDIGVLAGLFDLTPGEARVARELAKGASIEAVAAILNLSIETVRTYLKRIFLKTGTRRQPELASLLSGLGRVAA, from the coding sequence GTGATTCTCGATAAACCCGCACTTATCGACCGCATTTACGAGGCGGCGGTCATTCCGGAACTTTGGTCGGATGTCTGCGACAGCCTTGCAGCTGCGGTGGACGGCTATTCGACCTGCATATGGTCGATTGATTCAAACCAATCGGCCCGGTGGGTTTCTTCTCCCCACATTCAGGATGCGCTGGAAAAGTATTCTCGCAGTGAACTCCGATTTGAGAATGTGCGTCCCGGACGCTCGATTCAGATGTTTCCCATGTCTTTTGCCCGCGACATCGATGTCATGACCGCGAAGGAGATAGAGGACGACGCGATCTACAATGCCTTCTTGCGCCCCTTGGGAGTGGGCTGGAGCATGGGCAGTGTCTTGCCGGAGCCATCAGGCCACACACTGATTTTCGATTTCATGCGCAGGACCGATCTCGGGCCTTTCGAGCCCCGGCATCTGGATTTCGTCAACAGCCTGAAGGGCGATCTGGCGCGGGCGACGCTGATTTCTTCCCGCATGGTTTTCCAGCAGGCGCGATCGATTGCGTCGGCGCTGTCGCTGGTGGGCCTGCCGGCCGCTGTTCTTGGCGATGAACAGCAGGTCCTGGCCATGAACGACGAGATGGAAGCCTTGGCTCCGCGCATCCGCACGGGCGCGGGAGACCGTATCTCCATCGATCAGCCGCAGGCCAACAGGCTGTTGCAGCGCAGCTTCGAACTCCTGAGCGTGCCGGAGAGCCCGCGAGTACAGTCGCTGCCGCTTGCTGCCACCGCTGAAGAGCCGGCACTGGTGCTGCATGTTCTGCCGGTTCGCCGCAACGCGCGCGATATTTTCTCACGCAGCATGGCAGTCCTTATGGCAACCCCGGTCGGCGGCGCCGGCTTGCCGGATATTGGGGTCCTTGCCGGGCTTTTCGATCTGACACCGGGGGAGGCACGTGTCGCCCGCGAACTCGCCAAGGGCGCCAGCATTGAAGCCGTGGCGGCGATACTCAACCTGAGCATCGAGACAGTGCGCACCTACCTGAAGCGCATCTTTCTCAAGACGGGAACCCGCCGGCAGCCGGAACTGGCAAGCCTCCTGAGTGGCTTGGGTCGCGTCGCCGCCTGA